From the genome of Primulina huaijiensis isolate GDHJ02 chromosome 11, ASM1229523v2, whole genome shotgun sequence:
AGGCGCGTGTGATACAAGTTTACGTCTCTTCAGCGATTTAATGTCATACTATGCGGTCTATCCAAAACCTTAGCCACCGAACCAGCCGCTTTATATGGTGCGAATCTCTTTCTCCAACCCCATTATCCTCAACTGCTCAATTATTTTCCCGTTTTCCGCCATTGTTGTCCCATttcctctctctctctttccCCTATACATTGCTGCAGGGATATTCTCCTTTCGTTTGTTTTTATCCCGGTAACAATATCTTTCTTTACTTTCCGGTATTCTGGATATCTTTATTTGTTtgtacaactttcatgttctcTTTGAGTTTGGCGATTATTGATCTTCTGGGGTTTTGTTACCTCCTTACGGACCGCTGGCATGACATGTTttgaggttttttttttgttgttgaacaCTTTCAATGGTATGAAATCAAACGAAAaattagctttttttttttagcttttCTTCCAAAATTTTAGCTTGTTACATTAGCATTTGGAATTCTTCGTCATTTTTCGGGCTGGTGTTTGTGGCGAGGTGTACGCTTCCTTGCTTCTTTCCCAATCAAAGAAGGTTTACATGTGAAGaaatttctctttctttttactttctttttaaTCATGTTGCGTAGACACGAATATATATGAGTTATGACCATCTTTTGAGTTTTGATTTGAATTCTTTTTACATGAAacgaaaatcaaattttttacgttttttattttcataaatcaagGCTGCTTCTCAtgtcaaaaaaaattgagaaaaaatagattcttttgcatttttaatcgatttgtgattttttttttctgccaTTTGGCTATCTTAGAACGATTGTACAACTCTCAAGGATAAAGATCCTGGATCTTTGTGAAGGTTATTTATTAAATCCAACCTGAGTTTTTCGCCAGTTCCCCCGTGCTTCCAATTAAGCTGATCTAATGTGATTTTCGTGTCATCGTCCCTAATGAATTCATTGGAATTTAAAAATGTCTTTTTTTATAACATAGTTATAGAAATAACCGAGCATGGCATCTGTGGAATCCAATGGATtgataaatattgttttttcttCCTTTTGGAGTATTATAGTCCCGTGAGAGGTTGGTAGTATTTAAAAAGCGTGATTTATGATGTTTTGATTGTTTAGGTAAGATAAGATAAGATCAAGTAACATGGTCCCTTAAGGAGGATAAAAGCTCTTTCCTTAATTTTCTGCATCATTGaatttttgtagttttttttctTGCAATAGGACGGCTGATTTGAGGTTTTACCAGTTGATATAAAGTCATATGTTTGtttgtgtttatttaatttgaaatgcTTTTGCGATAGTGGAATCCACAACAACTCAAGCATATGATGGCTTTCATGAATGATTTCTGTTTTTCGGAAGGATATCATTTGTCACCTATGATGATTGTTGACCATTATTCCTTCTTCCTAACTGATAGTAACTTGAGTTTCTAAAACAATAATCCACAGATTGACATCTACCATTCTTGTAGTTTAATGCATCTTGGACCTCAGCTAATTGAGTGTTTCAGATCTTCGAGATTATCTTATTTTATTGTTTCTATGTTTTGTTACCATCTATGCTTGTTGCATGATTGCATCTTCCACTTTTTCTCTGACGTTATTTTTTGTAAAGCCGTGTATTCCACTATAATCTGTGTGCAGGAAACCTAAGCTTTGCACCAACATTCAGACATTCTTTATTTGAGTGCTCTAAGTTATATGCAAAATAATCTACGAGTGATTGTAACCTGGTCTCTCTATATGCAGTTTTATGGCTTTTCAGCAAAACTTTGATTCCTCTGCAATGAATTTCGGATCCGAGGGGAATGATTTGCTCAAACAAAAAATGAATTCTGTATCAGCGTCAGCAACAGCTTCAGAAAATGTAAATGGATGCTTTGATTGCAACATTTGTTTAGATTCATCTAACGACCCTGTAGTCACACTTTGCGGACATCTATACTGTTGGCCATGCATTTACAAATGGCTTCAGGTTCAAAACACGTCACCTGATTCAGATGGGCAACCTAAATGTCCGGTTTGTAAATCTTACATCTCTACCTCATCAGTGGTTCCCCTGTATGGTCGTGGTACATCCTCGGCATCCAAGTTTGAAGCTAGGAAAACTTCACAACTGGACTTGGCCATACCCCAGAGACCACCAGCAATCGGGACAAATGCGGTGTCTGCCACTGCAACATCAGTGACTTCGGATCCAAATCAGCCGAACCATCCGAACCCATTTCTGCCACAGAACCGTACATTTCATCAACATCAATATTTTACCCCACCGTTTGGTAATTATACCGCAACAACCAATATCTTCAGTCCAACCATTAACATGGTCAGTGAAATGGTGTTTGCCAGAATGTTTGGGAGCCTAGACTCGAGTTTGTTTGCTCATCCATATTCCAATTCTTACCACTTTCCAGGAAACGGTAGCCCGAGGATGAGGAGGCAAGAAATGCAGTTGGACAAGTCACTTAACAGAGTATCCATCTTCTTTTTCTGCTGCATTGTTCTGTGCCTTATCCTTTTTTAGTTTACATTTTCATGGTGTACAGGTTAGTATAGATTCTGAGGGACTGCTTATATATGCAGTATGCATTATGTAGTTTTGTTAGAGACCTATTACAATACTTGAACTCAACCGGGATCAGCTTTTCCTGCTGCACCTGATATTCTTAGAAAACCTCTACATTTGTGGGATATTAACATATGCCCCCTTCCCTTTTGTGTTTGTGTTTTTAACCTCTTGTAAAGAGGATTATATATGCCTTTTGTCTGTCCATTTATACATCTGGTCGTAAGATATACTGTATCCACAttgatttaacttttttttgtactatttcaatatatttttccaTATGATCAAATGTTTCATTTATCTTCACGTATATAATTCTCACAAATAAGAATACGAGTTCGAAACATTATGAAAAAAAGATTTGAAGTGCgcatcatatatattttatcaatCATCTCCATCTATTTTGATGGACAATATATTTACACACATCAGTTACGAAATGTCTGATATTCACGTCCCTTTCCACATATGGAAATCTTGCTAACATCATTTGAAGGAAAGTCATGCCATGTGAGGTCAAGATtccaaaatttctaaatttagGATGAACATCAATACTTGTAATCCATTCCATATGAGATCAATTCCGTGTGAGCATCAAGATAGTTCGAATACGAGACTGACAAAACTCAATCCAAAAAACAGGCATTGTGAGCGCTTGTTCTAAGCTAAACCCTATGACCTTGGGGAAAAAATCACAACCATTCTAACAGACAACCTCTATCCATAATTGCTGTCACCTATTCAAGAATGTTCACCGCCGTAAAGGGATCGATTAATATTGTCTGCACGCTCCAGATATCTTGTTGCTTTTAGAAAAACCTTGTCTTTTAAAATCCACTGCTGCTCCATTGCTACTGCTTCTGCGGCCCATGAAAATTCCCCAAAATACTCGGCATCAAGATGCAGAAATTTGTTTTCAAGAATTAGCCATGCCGAAGTCGATCGAGACACTGTTCAGGCTCTCGATCAATGGGTTGATGAAAGGTCCATAACCGTGAGATATTGCGCATTATCAGAGATCATCGAAGCCGCAAGCGTTTCTCAGGCACTTCAGGTGTGGTTCAAAGCGCCTTTTTTTCTTCTGCTGAAAAGTATTGGTTCATCTTCTGAAAATAATTGTACACTATTATTAATAAGAGGTTATTTGCTAAGAATCAGTCTTCTGGAATTCTGCTTTTCTTGATTGGTTTTTGATTTACTTCGTGTGAAGAGTTCACGATGTATCTGATAATGACATTTTGGGAAATAATAATGTGAAGCCAAAGAGTTttaagtaataaaaataatcaatctACCGAGCTGTTGAGTTGAAGTTATTCTAATGTAATACCCAAACAGTTGATATAACGACCGCACTCACAACATTAATATTGCTGGTTTAGATATGAACCCTTGCATGCAACCAATCATGTGACTTTTTATAACGCCGCCAACAATATAAATGTTGATTCTCAGTTCGATCTCAATTCTCAAACACGTCTTGCTTGTTATCCTGTTCCAGTAAGGCATTTACATTTTCTCCTGGTGATCATGCTGTGCATTTGGATTCGATTGGTGTAGTCCGTGGATCGGAAGCTGCGGAGAGATATTTTGATAACCTAAGTGAGCAAGAGAAAGATGAAAAAACATATGGTGCTCTCTTGAATTCTTATGTCAGAGGACTCTTGAAGAGAACACTTCTCCACATGGAGAAAATGAAACATAAAGTATATGCTTCATCATCTCTTGCTTACAACAATCTCATGGCACTCTACAAAAAGGCCGGCGAGCTCGAAAATATCCCCGAGGCTCTCAGAAATGAGAACTAATGGTGTTGATCCTAACTATTTTAGTTACAGAATATGCATTAAACTCATTTGGAGAGAGATCTGATCTTGTTGGCATGGGGAAGCTACTTGAGGAGATTGAATCTCAGCCCGACATATACATTGATTGGACTACTTATTCAATAGTGGGCTATCAGTTCATTAAAGCTAACGACAAGGAGAAAGAGCAAACTTACATGAAGAAGTTGGAAGAAAAGATTCATGGAGATGCGATGGGATATAATCATTTGATTTCGCTTTATGCACATCTAGGGGAAAAGGATGATATGATGAGATTGTGGGTTTCACAAAAAATTGCTTGTAAAAAGCAAATTAACAGAGACTACATTACCATGTGGGTATTCGTATTGTTGGAGTTCAAAATCAGCAAGTTAGGATTTTGGTGGTTCAAAGAAACCAAGAAGTCGTGGTTATGTAGAATTCCAGACTAGTTAGTCATGCTGTCAGAGAACTTGATTTTCCCTTTCTTTCACATTCTCGCTGCATGTTTATAAGCTTCACTTTGTTGTACATTGTATTCTTATTAGGGAGGTGGAATATTTACATTACCCGCATCTATTTCCATCTTCCTCATATCTTTTGGACATCTACTTGTTCAGGCCTTTACATAGTAGCTGCTGAAAGAAAACTGCAAAATAGAGAGAAAATGATGTCCCAATCCTTGAGGGATGCAGATGCTGGGAAATAAGATTTGCTCTTCTACTTTCATTCATTTCCCCTGATGAGACTGATTCACTCCTGATTTGATATCTCAGCTTTATTTATGAATGGTTCTATGTACTCGAATTGCTTTATCCAACTTCATCGAGTTACTAAAAAGTTCGAAAGGCCCAAAGTTTCTCTCTGGCATCAGTATTTGTTATCCTACTTCTTGATATTTTTCTTCCCACTTCCCCA
Proteins encoded in this window:
- the LOC140988206 gene encoding E3 ubiquitin-protein ligase RMA3-like isoform X2 codes for the protein MRSIQNLSHRTSRFICFMAFQQNFDSSAMNFGSEGNDLLKQKMNSVSASATASENVNGCFDCNICLDSSNDPVVTLCGHLYCWPCIYKWLQVQNTSPDSDGQPKCPVCKSYISTSSVVPLYGRGTSSASKFEARKTSQLDLAIPQRPPAIGTNAVSATATSVTSDPNQPNHPNPFLPQNRTFHQHQYFTPPFGNYTATTNIFSPTINMVSEMVFARMFGSLDSSLFAHPYSNSYHFPGNGSPRMRRQEMQLDKSLNRVSIFFFCCIVLCLILF
- the LOC140988206 gene encoding E3 ubiquitin-protein ligase RMA3-like isoform X4, with the protein product MVRISFSNPIILNCSIIFPFSAIVVPFPLSLFPLYIAAGIFSFRLFLSRFMAFQQNFDSSAMNFGSEGNDLLKQKMNSVSASATASENVNGCFDCNICLDSSNDPVVTLCGHLYCWPCIYKWLQVQNTSPDSDGQPKCPVCKSYISTSSVVPLYGRGTSSASKFEARKTSQLDLAIPQRPPAIGTNAVSATATSVTSDPNQPNHPNPFLPQNRTFHQHQYFTPPFGNYTATTNIFSPTINMETVARG
- the LOC140988206 gene encoding E3 ubiquitin-protein ligase RMA3-like isoform X1, which translates into the protein MVRISFSNPIILNCSIIFPFSAIVVPFPLSLFPLYIAAGIFSFRLFLSRFMAFQQNFDSSAMNFGSEGNDLLKQKMNSVSASATASENVNGCFDCNICLDSSNDPVVTLCGHLYCWPCIYKWLQVQNTSPDSDGQPKCPVCKSYISTSSVVPLYGRGTSSASKFEARKTSQLDLAIPQRPPAIGTNAVSATATSVTSDPNQPNHPNPFLPQNRTFHQHQYFTPPFGNYTATTNIFSPTINMVSEMVFARMFGSLDSSLFAHPYSNSYHFPGNGSPRMRRQEMQLDKSLNRVSIFFFCCIVLCLILF
- the LOC140988206 gene encoding E3 ubiquitin-protein ligase RMA3-like isoform X3; the encoded protein is MAFQQNFDSSAMNFGSEGNDLLKQKMNSVSASATASENVNGCFDCNICLDSSNDPVVTLCGHLYCWPCIYKWLQVQNTSPDSDGQPKCPVCKSYISTSSVVPLYGRGTSSASKFEARKTSQLDLAIPQRPPAIGTNAVSATATSVTSDPNQPNHPNPFLPQNRTFHQHQYFTPPFGNYTATTNIFSPTINMVSEMVFARMFGSLDSSLFAHPYSNSYHFPGNGSPRMRRQEMQLDKSLNRVSIFFFCCIVLCLILF
- the LOC140988206 gene encoding E3 ubiquitin-protein ligase RMA3-like isoform X5 codes for the protein MNFGSEGNDLLKQKMNSVSASATASENVNGCFDCNICLDSSNDPVVTLCGHLYCWPCIYKWLQVQNTSPDSDGQPKCPVCKSYISTSSVVPLYGRGTSSASKFEARKTSQLDLAIPQRPPAIGTNAVSATATSVTSDPNQPNHPNPFLPQNRTFHQHQYFTPPFGNYTATTNIFSPTINMVSEMVFARMFGSLDSSLFAHPYSNSYHFPGNGSPRMRRQEMQLDKSLNRVSIFFFCCIVLCLILF